A stretch of Kryptolebias marmoratus isolate JLee-2015 linkage group LG24, ASM164957v2, whole genome shotgun sequence DNA encodes these proteins:
- the impact gene encoding protein IMPACT: MADTVNPGNEGDLQTQIEEVEALSSIYGDEWCVIDEASRIFCIKISNDIEEPKLTACLQIILPPDYPSAAPPIYQINAAWLRGSERAKLANSLEDIYVEHAGESLLYLWVEKIRDFLVEKSCSSEAVDPPGKVNMTAEEEMEDDEDAPDFIALRGSTEKAPLFLDLANDEEIPPIKHGNTVTDRRSTFQAHLAPVVTPRQVKTVLEKLYENKKIASATHNIYAYRIYREDKHSFLQDCEDDGETAAGGRLLHLLQILDVRNVMVVVSRWYGGILLGPDRFKHINNCARNILVEEGCTASTDEATKSGAKTKRNKSKKTK; encoded by the exons ATGGCGGATACTGTGAATCCGGGGAATGAAGGCGATCTTCAGACTCAG aTTGAAGAGGTGGAGGCTTTGTCTTCCATCTACGGCGATGAATGGTGCGTGATAGATGAAGCGTCCAGAATATTTTGCATCAAAATATCCAACGACATCGAGGAGCCAAAACTGACAGCATGTTTGCAg ATAATTCTCCCACCTGATTATCCAAGCGCAGCTCCACCCATCTATCAGATCAA TGCGGCGTGGTTGCGAGGCTCCGAGAGGGCAAAATTGGCAAACAGCCTGGAAGACATCTATGT GGAGCACGCCGGGGAGAGCCTCCTCTACCTGTGGGTGGAAAAAATCCGAGACTTTCTTGTGGAGAAGTCCTGCAGCTCAGAAGCAG TGGATCCGCCAGGCAAAGTGAACATGACAGCCGAGGAGGAAATGGAGGATGATGAAGACGCACCTGATTTCATCGCTCTCAGAGGGAGCACAGAGAAAGCGCCTCTGTTCCTGGATCTGGCAAACG ATGAAGAGATCCCGCCAATCAAACATGGAAATACTGTCACAGACAGACGCAGCACCTTCCAGGCTCATTTGGCGCCTGTGGTTACTCCCAGACAG gttAAAACGGTTCTGGAGAAACTTTATGAAAACAAGAAGATTGCCAGTGCCACCCATAATATTTACGCCTACAG AATCTACCGCGAGGACAAGCACAGCTTCCTGCAGGACTGCGAGGACGACGGCGAGACAGCCGCGGGGGGGAGGCTGCTCCATTTACTGCAG ATTCTGGACGTGCGTAACGTGATGGTGGTCGTGTCTCGGTGGTACGGAGGGATTTTGTTGGGTCCTGACCGCTTTAAACACATTAACAACTGCGCCAGAAACATCCTGGTGGAGGAGGGGTGCACTGCCTCCACG